The sequence GGTAATAAAATAGGAGTTAAGAAAAAGCTTATTAAAATTCTTGCAGCCTATCATCAGTATTTTGCGGTAAAAAAAGCCTTAGAAAAGACCAAGGAAGCCACCAGTGATAATGGAGATAGAAAGATTGGAGTTGTCTGGCATACCCAAGGTTCAGGTAAAAGTTTTTCCATGGTTTTCTATACAGCTGGCCTGGTAAGGGAGTTAAATAATCCTACCATTGTAGTAATTACAGATAGAAACGATCTAGATGACCAATTATACAATACCTTTTCTAAATCCCAGGATATATTAAGGCAGACTCCTAAGCAGGCTGATGTAAGAAAGCTATCGGAAGAGCAAAAGAAGCAGCAGGTTAAGGAAAACTCCAAGGAAATCAATGGATTATTTGACCTTTTAAATGAGCGGGAATCTGGTGGCATTATCTTTACCACTATTCAGAAATTCAAACCAGAAGCAGGGGAAATGCCTGTTCTAACAGAACGTAAGAATGTAATTATTATTGCTGATGAAGCCCATAGAAGTCAATATGGTTTAGAAGCAAAAACAGATTTAGAAACGGGAGAGTTAAAATATGGCTATGCTAAATATATAAGGGATGCCCTTCCCAATGCCTCCTTTATCGGTTTTACAGGTACCCCCATAGATCTGGAGGACCGCTCCACTACTGCTGTCTTCGGCCATTGTATTGATATCTATGATATGACACGGGCAGTAGAAGATGAAGCTACTGTAAAGATCTATTATGAAAATAGAATTATAAAGCTAGAGACAGATGAAGAGGAACTACTTAAAATTGATGACGAATTTGAAGAAGTCACAGAGGGGCAAGAAGAGTTTGAAAAAGAGAAATATAAGTCCAAATGGTCAAGATTAGAGGCAGTTGTTGGCTCTCCCAATAGGGTGAAGAAGCTGGCCGAGGATATTGTTAATCACTTCGAAGAGAAAGCAAAGGCTATAGATGGCAAAGCTATGATTGTTTGCATGAGTAGAAGGATTTGCGTAGACCTCTATGATGAGATTGTTAAATTAAGACCTGACTGGCATGATGATGATGTAAATAAGGGGAAAATCAAGGTAGTTATGACTGGAAGTGCAGCTGATAATGAAAGACTGCAAAAACACATAGGTGGCAAGCAAAGAAGAGACACATTAGCAAAAAGGATTAAAAATAATGCTGATGAACTGAAGATTGTTATTGTCCGTGATATGTGGCTTACCGGCTTTAACGTACCTTCCATGCACACAATGTATATTGATAAGCCTATGAAGGGACATAATCTTATGCAGGCAATTGCCAGAGTAAATAGGGTGTTCAAAGATAAATCTGGCGGAGTTGTAGTTGATTATATCGGTATCTTAGAAAGCCTAAAAAGAGCACTGAAGGAGTATACAGAAGTAGACAGACAAAATACAGCAATTGACACCTCTGTGGCTGTATCTTTAATGCTAGAGAAGTTAGAAGTACTGAAAGCTATGATGCATGGTTATGATTATTCCTCATATATGGGAAGTTCGCAAAAGGAAAGAATAAGGGCTATAACAGAAGGTATGGACTTTATTATAAGAAAGTCCGAGAAAGAGCAGAAGGAGTTTAAAAAAACAGCAGTAGAATTAGCCAAGGCTCATTCTTTATGCGCAGCTACTGATGAAGGAAAAGCCAATGCTCTGGAAGTAAGTTATTTTAAGGCTGTAAAGGCCA is a genomic window of Proteiniborus ethanoligenes containing:
- a CDS encoding type I restriction endonuclease subunit R yields the protein MSLFENFKEEYLEEAAIEILQELGYEHIFAPDISCDGEYSERRDYREVILERRVKDALYRINRDLPAEALEEAYRQIITFNSPKLEENNRYFHSLLVEGIEVSYKEKDIIRTKRAYIIDFDDMAGKKNNNEFLVVNQFTVVENEERRPDLIIFVNGIPLVVIELKSASDENVGIEQAYYQIQTYKRDIPSLFYYNAFCILTDGINAKAGTITSNEERYMNWRSIDGETIEPLSKPQYEALFYGMLSKERLLDIIKNFILFQESQDEERDAEGNKIGVKKKLIKILAAYHQYFAVKKALEKTKEATSDNGDRKIGVVWHTQGSGKSFSMVFYTAGLVRELNNPTIVVITDRNDLDDQLYNTFSKSQDILRQTPKQADVRKLSEEQKKQQVKENSKEINGLFDLLNERESGGIIFTTIQKFKPEAGEMPVLTERKNVIIIADEAHRSQYGLEAKTDLETGELKYGYAKYIRDALPNASFIGFTGTPIDLEDRSTTAVFGHCIDIYDMTRAVEDEATVKIYYENRIIKLETDEEELLKIDDEFEEVTEGQEEFEKEKYKSKWSRLEAVVGSPNRVKKLAEDIVNHFEEKAKAIDGKAMIVCMSRRICVDLYDEIVKLRPDWHDDDVNKGKIKVVMTGSAADNERLQKHIGGKQRRDTLAKRIKNNADELKIVIVRDMWLTGFNVPSMHTMYIDKPMKGHNLMQAIARVNRVFKDKSGGVVVDYIGILESLKRALKEYTEVDRQNTAIDTSVAVSLMLEKLEVLKAMMHGYDYSSYMGSSQKERIRAITEGMDFIIRKSEKEQKEFKKTAVELAKAHSLCAATDEGKANALEVSYFKAVKASLTKLKEKDVDKKSKKEIEARVNQMLERSIISEEVIDVFDVMGLKRPDISILSEEFLNEVREIKYKNLAVEMLRKLLEGEIKTMEVKNLVKAERFSEKLKKSLNKYRNQAITNAEVIEELIRMAHEMKKATEEEKDLGLNEEEIAFYYALTADDIVKEFMEDETLKKIAQELTIAIKSNITIDWSVRKSAQAGMRRIIKRLLKKYDYPPEQAKKALKIVMRQAEKMCSNFKIEDIKYNKVAKEIWKNIGHEKVADTDVYHTEG